From the genome of Streptomyces sp. S4.7:
ACGGGAACGATCAAGAACACCGGCGACAAGAAGGTGGGCGTACCCACCGAGTGGAACGGCCGTGAGACACAGGTCCAGCGGACCGGCCGTTCCCTCGCGGGATTCACCCTCGTCGACAAGGCGGAGAAGAAGCGCTACTACGTGCTGCGGGACACCGATGCGAACCCGCTGACCACCACCGGTATCGGCCTTGTGGACGCGGGCGCCAGCGAGGCGTTCTTCGCCCAGTTCCCCGCCCCGCCGGACGGGACGACGCAGGTCGACCTTCAGATGCCCACGATGCCCACCGCGACGATTGAGATCTCCTGATGCGTGCCACGACGCGGCGCACGGGCAGGACGGGCGTACGGCCCGCGGCGACAGCCATCGCGGCGGCTGTCCTGTTCACCAGTGTGCAGTTCACCATGGCGGCGAGCGCGTCCGCCGACGAGTCGCCGAGTACGCCACCGGGGACTGAGTCGACCCAGCCACCGCCCGAGGTCGACGGCAACAGCCCCGGCCTCAAGCTCCGTGACGGCGCCACTCTCGCTCCGGCGAAGGTGCTGCCGATCATCTCGGTGGTCGAGTCAGAGGGCGGCGAAGAACGCCGCGAGGACACCAGCGAGAGTGTGAAGTTCGCGCTCCAGGCCGAGGTCCTCTTCGGCAAGGACAGCTCGAAGCTCTCCGGGGCGGCGAACGCGCGGATCGCCGAAGTCGCCGCGGAGATCGAGAAGCAGGGCGCCAAGAAGGTCCGGGTCTTCGGCTTCACCGACAACCTCGGCTCGTCCGCCCACGGAGACGTGCTCTCCAAGCAGCGCGCCGAAGCCGTACACGGCGTTCTGGAGAAGGAGTTGTCCTCCGCCGGGATCACCTTCGAGATCCGTGGCTACGGCGAGCAGTTCCCGATCGCTGACAACAGCGACGAAGAGGGTCGTAAGAAGAACCGCCGCGTGGAGGTCTCCTTCCCGCGCGGTGAGGCGGACAGTTCCCAGAACTGATCGCATCGCACGACGCAGCGCTGCCCCGGTCGTCCTCAGTTCGGACGACTCGGGGCAGCGCTGTGTTCTGCGGGCGTCAATCCGGCGCACATGCCTGGCGGGGCCCAGTTCGTGGGTTGGGCCTGGACTTGGGTCTTGGGGCCCATGCCGGTGGGTGCCGCCTCTTCGTATGTTTCTCATGTCGCCAGCGAGTCCGGCCAGGAGGAAGCCGGAAACGCGGGGCGACACCAAGGACTCGTACGAGTCGGCCGGTCACCGGCCGGCCGACACATAAGGGGAAAGCTCATGTCGAACGTCACGCTGAAGGCCGCCACCAACGCCAAGCTCTACGTCGGCACCTGGGCGAACACCGCCGTCACCGCGATGAAGCGCCGCAGCGACAAGGGCCAGGGCGCCGTCGAGTACGTCGGCGTCATCGTCCTCGTCGCCCTGATCATCGCCGCGATCGTCGGCTCCGGTGTCGCGGACGAGATCGCCGGCGGTCTGACCGACAAGGTCGGCGAGATCCTCGGCGGCTGATCACCCACAGATCACACACACCCCCATCGAGCAGGGCAGGACGCTTCCATCCCAGGCCAGGATGGAACCGGACCTGCCCTACTCGTGTTCCCGGGCCCGCCCACCCGGCCTTTGAGCCCCAGTTGGGCCCTGGGGCCCATGACCCGGTCCGAGGCCGGGCCGTAGCGTCGTGGGTATGTTGCCATCGGGGGTAGTACGTCGGGTTCGTCAGATCCGTCGTCGTGCGCGGCCG
Proteins encoded in this window:
- a CDS encoding OmpA family protein; the encoded protein is MAASASADESPSTPPGTESTQPPPEVDGNSPGLKLRDGATLAPAKVLPIISVVESEGGEERREDTSESVKFALQAEVLFGKDSSKLSGAANARIAEVAAEIEKQGAKKVRVFGFTDNLGSSAHGDVLSKQRAEAVHGVLEKELSSAGITFEIRGYGEQFPIADNSDEEGRKKNRRVEVSFPRGEADSSQN